From Macaca mulatta isolate MMU2019108-1 chromosome 1, T2T-MMU8v2.0, whole genome shotgun sequence, the proteins below share one genomic window:
- the NCDN gene encoding neurochondrin isoform X2 has translation MASDCEPALNQAEGRNPTLERYLGALREAKNDSEQFAALLLVTKAVKAGDIDAKTRRRIFDAVGFTFPNRLLTSKEAPDGCPDHVLRALGVALLACFCSDPELAAHPQVLNKIPILSTFLTARGDPDDAARRSMIDDTYQCLTAVAGTPRGPRHLIAGGTVSALCQAYLGHGYGFDQALALLVGLLAAAETQCWKEAEPDLLAVLRGLSEDFQKAEDASKFELCQLLPLFLPPTTVPPECYRDLQAGLARILGSKLSSWQRNPALKLAARLAHACGSDWIPAGSSGSKFLALLVNLACVEVRLALEETGTEVKEDVVTACYALMELGIQECTRCEQSLLKEPQKVQLVSVMKEAIGAVIHYLLQVGSEKQKEPFVFASVRILGAWLAEETSSLRKEVCQLLPFLVRYAKTLYEEAEEANDLSQQVANLAISPTTPGPTWPGDALRLLLPGWCHLTVEDGPREILIKEGAPSLLCKYFLQQWELTSPGHDTSVLPDSVEIGLQTCCHIFLNLVVTAPGLIKRDACFTSLMNTLMTSLPALVQQQGRLLLAANVATLGLLMARLLSTSPALQGTPASRGFFAAAILFLSQSHVARATPGSDQAVLALSPEYEGIWADLQELWFLGMQAFTGCVPLLPWLAPAALRSRWPQELLQLLGSVSPNSVKPEMVAAYQGVLVELARANRLCREAMRLQAGEETASHYRMAALEQCLSEP, from the exons ATGGCCTCGGATTGCGAGCCAGCTCTGAACCAGGCAGAGGGCCGAAACCCCACCCTGGAGCGCTACCTGGGAGCCCTCCGTGAGGCCAAGAATGACAGCGAGCAGTTTGCAGCCCTGCTGCTA GTGACCAAGGCAGTCAAAGCAGGTGACATAGATGCCAAAACTCGGCGGCGGATCTTCGATGCTGTCGGCTTCACCTTCCCCAATCGTCTCCTGACCAGCAAGGAGGCGCCGGATGGCTGCCCTGACCATGTTCTGCGGGCTTTGGGCGTGGCCCTGCTGGCCTGCTTCTGCAGTGACCCCGAACTGGCCGCCCATCCCCAAGTCCTGAACAAGATTCCCATTCTTAGCACCTTCCTCACAGCCCGGGGGGACCCGGACGATGCTGCCCGCCGCTCCATGATTGATGACACCTACCAGTGCCTGACGGCTGTAGCAGGCACCCCCAGAGGGCCTCGGCACCTCATTGCTGGTGGCACCGTGTCTGCCCTGTGCCAGGCATACCTGGGGCATGGCTATGGCTTTGACCAGGCCCTGGCACTCCTGGTGGGGCTGCTGGCTGCTGCCGAGACACAGTGCTGGAAGGAGGCGGAGCCCGATCTGCTGGCCGTGTTGCGGGGCCTCAGTGAGGATTTCCAGAAAGCTGAGGATGCCAGCAAGTTTGAGCTCTGCCAGCTGCTGCCCCTCTTTTTGCCCCCGACGACCGTGCCCCCTGAATGCTACCGGGATCTGCAGGCCGGGCTGGCACGCATCCTGGGAAGCAAGCTAAGCTCCTGGCAGCGCAACCCTGCACTGAAGCTGGCAGCCCGCCTGGCACACGCCTGCGGCTCCGACTGGATCCCGGCGGGCAGCTCCGGGAGCAAGTTCCTGGCCCTGCTGGTGAATCTGGCGTGCGTGGAAGTGCGGCTGGCACTGGAGGAGACGGGCACGGAGGTGAAAGAGGATGTGGTGACCGCCTGCTATGCCCTCATGGAGTTGGGGATCCAGGAATGCACTCGCTGTGAGCAGTCACTGCTTAAGGAGCCACAGAAGGTGCAGCTCGTGAGCGTCATGAAGGAGGCCATAGGGGCTGTTATCCACTACCTGCTGCAG GTGGGGTCAGAGAAGCAGAAGGAGCCCTTTGTGTTTGCCTCGGTGCGGATCCTGGGTGCCTGGCTGGCCGAGGAGACCTCATCCTTGCGTAAGGAGGTGTGCCAGCTGCTGCCCTTCCTCGTCCGCTATGCCAAGACCCTCTACGAGGAGGCCGAGGAGGCCAATGACCTTTCCCAGCAGGTGGCCAACCTGGCCATCTCCCCCACCACCCCAGGGCCCACCTGGCCAGGAGACGCTCTCCG GCTCCTCCTGCCTGGCTGGTGCCACCTGACCGTCGAAGATGGGCCCCGGGAGATCCTGATCAAGGAAGGTGCCCCCTCGCTTCTGTGCAAGTATTTCCTGCAGCAGTGGGAGCTCACATCCCCTGGCCACGACACCTCGGTGCTGCCCGACAGCGTGGAGATTGGCCTGCAGACCTGCTGCCACATCTTCCTCAACCTCGTGGTCACCGCACCGGGGCTGATCAA GCGTGATGCCTGCTTCACATCTCTTATGAACACCCTGATGACATCGCTACCAGCACTAGTGCAGCAACAGGGAAGGCTGCTTCTGGCTGCTAACGTGGCCACCCTGGGGCTTCTCATGGCCCGGCTCCTTAGCACCTCTCCAG CTCTTCAGGGAACACCAGCATCCCGAGGGTTCTTCGCAGCTGCCATCCTCTTCCTATCGCAGTCCCACGTGGCGCGGGCCACCCCGGGCTCAGACCAGGCAGTGCTAGCCCTGTCCCCTGAGTATGAGGGCATCTGGGCTGACCTGCAGGAGCTCTGGTTCCTGGGCATGCAGGCCTTCACTGGCTGTGTGCCGCTGCTGCCCTGGCTGGCCCCTGCTGCCCTGCGCTCCCGCTGGCCCCAGGAGCTGCTCCAGCTGCTAGGCAGTGTCAGCCCCAACTCTGTCAAGCCCGAGATGGTGGCCGCCTATCAGGGTGTCCTGGTGGAGTTGGCGCGGGCCAACCGGCTGTGCCGGGAGGCCATGAGGCTGCAGGCGGGTGAGGAGACGGCCAGCCACTACCGCATGGCCGCCTTGGAGCAGTGCCTATCAGAGCCCTGA
- the NCDN gene encoding neurochondrin isoform X1: MSCCDLAAAGQLGKAGIMASDCEPALNQAEGRNPTLERYLGALREAKNDSEQFAALLLVTKAVKAGDIDAKTRRRIFDAVGFTFPNRLLTSKEAPDGCPDHVLRALGVALLACFCSDPELAAHPQVLNKIPILSTFLTARGDPDDAARRSMIDDTYQCLTAVAGTPRGPRHLIAGGTVSALCQAYLGHGYGFDQALALLVGLLAAAETQCWKEAEPDLLAVLRGLSEDFQKAEDASKFELCQLLPLFLPPTTVPPECYRDLQAGLARILGSKLSSWQRNPALKLAARLAHACGSDWIPAGSSGSKFLALLVNLACVEVRLALEETGTEVKEDVVTACYALMELGIQECTRCEQSLLKEPQKVQLVSVMKEAIGAVIHYLLQVGSEKQKEPFVFASVRILGAWLAEETSSLRKEVCQLLPFLVRYAKTLYEEAEEANDLSQQVANLAISPTTPGPTWPGDALRLLLPGWCHLTVEDGPREILIKEGAPSLLCKYFLQQWELTSPGHDTSVLPDSVEIGLQTCCHIFLNLVVTAPGLIKRDACFTSLMNTLMTSLPALVQQQGRLLLAANVATLGLLMARLLSTSPALQGTPASRGFFAAAILFLSQSHVARATPGSDQAVLALSPEYEGIWADLQELWFLGMQAFTGCVPLLPWLAPAALRSRWPQELLQLLGSVSPNSVKPEMVAAYQGVLVELARANRLCREAMRLQAGEETASHYRMAALEQCLSEP, from the exons ATGTCGTGTTGTGACCTGGCTGCGGCGGGACAG TTGGGCAAGGCGGGCATCATGGCCTCGGATTGCGAGCCAGCTCTGAACCAGGCAGAGGGCCGAAACCCCACCCTGGAGCGCTACCTGGGAGCCCTCCGTGAGGCCAAGAATGACAGCGAGCAGTTTGCAGCCCTGCTGCTA GTGACCAAGGCAGTCAAAGCAGGTGACATAGATGCCAAAACTCGGCGGCGGATCTTCGATGCTGTCGGCTTCACCTTCCCCAATCGTCTCCTGACCAGCAAGGAGGCGCCGGATGGCTGCCCTGACCATGTTCTGCGGGCTTTGGGCGTGGCCCTGCTGGCCTGCTTCTGCAGTGACCCCGAACTGGCCGCCCATCCCCAAGTCCTGAACAAGATTCCCATTCTTAGCACCTTCCTCACAGCCCGGGGGGACCCGGACGATGCTGCCCGCCGCTCCATGATTGATGACACCTACCAGTGCCTGACGGCTGTAGCAGGCACCCCCAGAGGGCCTCGGCACCTCATTGCTGGTGGCACCGTGTCTGCCCTGTGCCAGGCATACCTGGGGCATGGCTATGGCTTTGACCAGGCCCTGGCACTCCTGGTGGGGCTGCTGGCTGCTGCCGAGACACAGTGCTGGAAGGAGGCGGAGCCCGATCTGCTGGCCGTGTTGCGGGGCCTCAGTGAGGATTTCCAGAAAGCTGAGGATGCCAGCAAGTTTGAGCTCTGCCAGCTGCTGCCCCTCTTTTTGCCCCCGACGACCGTGCCCCCTGAATGCTACCGGGATCTGCAGGCCGGGCTGGCACGCATCCTGGGAAGCAAGCTAAGCTCCTGGCAGCGCAACCCTGCACTGAAGCTGGCAGCCCGCCTGGCACACGCCTGCGGCTCCGACTGGATCCCGGCGGGCAGCTCCGGGAGCAAGTTCCTGGCCCTGCTGGTGAATCTGGCGTGCGTGGAAGTGCGGCTGGCACTGGAGGAGACGGGCACGGAGGTGAAAGAGGATGTGGTGACCGCCTGCTATGCCCTCATGGAGTTGGGGATCCAGGAATGCACTCGCTGTGAGCAGTCACTGCTTAAGGAGCCACAGAAGGTGCAGCTCGTGAGCGTCATGAAGGAGGCCATAGGGGCTGTTATCCACTACCTGCTGCAG GTGGGGTCAGAGAAGCAGAAGGAGCCCTTTGTGTTTGCCTCGGTGCGGATCCTGGGTGCCTGGCTGGCCGAGGAGACCTCATCCTTGCGTAAGGAGGTGTGCCAGCTGCTGCCCTTCCTCGTCCGCTATGCCAAGACCCTCTACGAGGAGGCCGAGGAGGCCAATGACCTTTCCCAGCAGGTGGCCAACCTGGCCATCTCCCCCACCACCCCAGGGCCCACCTGGCCAGGAGACGCTCTCCG GCTCCTCCTGCCTGGCTGGTGCCACCTGACCGTCGAAGATGGGCCCCGGGAGATCCTGATCAAGGAAGGTGCCCCCTCGCTTCTGTGCAAGTATTTCCTGCAGCAGTGGGAGCTCACATCCCCTGGCCACGACACCTCGGTGCTGCCCGACAGCGTGGAGATTGGCCTGCAGACCTGCTGCCACATCTTCCTCAACCTCGTGGTCACCGCACCGGGGCTGATCAA GCGTGATGCCTGCTTCACATCTCTTATGAACACCCTGATGACATCGCTACCAGCACTAGTGCAGCAACAGGGAAGGCTGCTTCTGGCTGCTAACGTGGCCACCCTGGGGCTTCTCATGGCCCGGCTCCTTAGCACCTCTCCAG CTCTTCAGGGAACACCAGCATCCCGAGGGTTCTTCGCAGCTGCCATCCTCTTCCTATCGCAGTCCCACGTGGCGCGGGCCACCCCGGGCTCAGACCAGGCAGTGCTAGCCCTGTCCCCTGAGTATGAGGGCATCTGGGCTGACCTGCAGGAGCTCTGGTTCCTGGGCATGCAGGCCTTCACTGGCTGTGTGCCGCTGCTGCCCTGGCTGGCCCCTGCTGCCCTGCGCTCCCGCTGGCCCCAGGAGCTGCTCCAGCTGCTAGGCAGTGTCAGCCCCAACTCTGTCAAGCCCGAGATGGTGGCCGCCTATCAGGGTGTCCTGGTGGAGTTGGCGCGGGCCAACCGGCTGTGCCGGGAGGCCATGAGGCTGCAGGCGGGTGAGGAGACGGCCAGCCACTACCGCATGGCCGCCTTGGAGCAGTGCCTATCAGAGCCCTGA